In Niallia sp. FSL W8-0635, one genomic interval encodes:
- a CDS encoding TetR/AcrR family transcriptional regulator gives MKKEEIKKAAIKFFLQNGFEGASLSEIAEEAGIKKASIYSHFKGKDDLFLEVLKEAKVEEIERKQQFFEKEDSSNPETFLYHYLLYVKGMFQENEMLKFWLRMGFFPPMHLYDVIQTEVTEAENFQEHLIGQKCGMWIEKGQLSIKDANTFNSAFTGIIIAIMVEIVYFNSGKRVDDKLEALWEVFWKGVSR, from the coding sequence ATGAAAAAAGAAGAAATAAAAAAAGCGGCAATTAAGTTTTTTTTACAAAACGGTTTTGAAGGAGCATCTCTTTCCGAAATTGCAGAAGAAGCGGGCATAAAAAAAGCATCGATTTATTCCCATTTCAAAGGAAAAGATGACCTTTTTCTCGAAGTATTAAAAGAAGCAAAGGTAGAGGAAATCGAGCGTAAACAGCAATTCTTTGAAAAAGAAGATAGTAGCAATCCAGAAACGTTTCTCTATCATTACTTACTTTACGTAAAAGGGATGTTTCAGGAAAATGAAATGTTGAAATTTTGGCTAAGAATGGGCTTTTTCCCACCAATGCATTTGTATGATGTCATTCAAACAGAAGTAACAGAAGCAGAGAATTTCCAGGAGCATTTAATTGGCCAAAAGTGTGGCATGTGGATAGAAAAAGGGCAGCTTAGCATAAAAGATGCAAACACTTTCAACTCCGCTTTTACAGGAATAATCATCGCAATCATGGTGGAAATTGTTTATTTTAATTCGGGAAAAAGAGTGGATGATAAATTAGAAGCATTGTGGGAGGTTTTCTGGAAGGGTGTTTCGAGATAA
- a CDS encoding acyltransferase translates to MRKFMLLIKLLFSIPKTLYFNFKAFPFKLAIKLPILISYNTKIADISRDTCIINGNITRFMIKVNFTNGSDGVNQSLKNSGFICVKKEGKLIFNGKANFASGVSIRVDKGTLVFGENFDCNRNCFFACRERIEIGDNVLFGWSVSVRDSNGHTIYNILDNSKDKNTEPVTIGNHIWVGANVDILKGTEIADDCIVGYNSCVTKKFKEKNCTIAGYPAKIVRENVGWAR, encoded by the coding sequence ATGAGAAAATTTATGTTGTTGATTAAGCTATTATTTTCTATTCCTAAAACGCTATATTTTAACTTTAAAGCGTTCCCGTTTAAACTTGCTATAAAGCTACCAATCTTAATTTCATACAATACAAAGATTGCGGATATTAGTAGGGATACCTGTATCATTAATGGCAATATAACGCGATTTATGATTAAAGTTAATTTTACAAATGGGTCAGATGGAGTCAATCAATCGTTAAAGAACAGCGGATTTATTTGCGTAAAGAAAGAAGGGAAATTAATTTTCAATGGGAAAGCTAATTTTGCGAGCGGAGTTTCCATTCGAGTGGACAAGGGGACTTTAGTCTTCGGGGAAAACTTTGACTGTAATCGAAACTGCTTTTTTGCATGCCGCGAAAGGATTGAAATAGGCGATAATGTCTTATTTGGATGGAGTGTTAGTGTAAGAGATTCCAATGGACATACGATTTATAATATCTTGGATAATAGCAAAGACAAAAACACAGAGCCAGTCACAATAGGTAATCATATTTGGGTAGGAGCAAATGTAGATATCCTAAAAGGCACCGAAATAGCAGATGATTGCATCGTCGGCTATAATAGCTGTGTGACGAAAAAATTCAAAGAGAAGAATTGCACAATAGCAGGGTATCCAGCTAAAATTGTGAGAGAAAATGTAGGGTGGGCTAGATAA
- a CDS encoding lysozyme inhibitor LprI family protein: MKTCKTCIAASLLVILLIGMSACSNSSNETTSSNTQTEPENIEESTDDAPTDNASENIADPTPSDQNESAEAANNNNDSKPENDIEERRQESLTTIQKELDALPDKIAGNKQVFLEKLDNLQKELDTLPDKEGSDSGATNAMKNYYGISYEKYDEALNAIYAILKKDLSIEKMQDLQTKQLKWIDQKEAKAEEERLKYNGGTFENVALYISLYESTKERCFVLVNEYMTD, from the coding sequence ATGAAGACATGTAAAACTTGTATTGCAGCAAGCCTATTGGTGATTTTACTAATAGGAATGTCTGCTTGCAGCAATTCATCTAATGAAACTACATCAAGCAATACTCAAACGGAACCAGAGAATATAGAAGAAAGTACAGACGACGCACCAACAGATAATGCATCTGAGAATATTGCGGACCCCACTCCTAGCGATCAAAATGAATCAGCTGAAGCCGCTAATAATAATAACGATTCAAAACCAGAGAACGATATAGAGGAAAGAAGGCAAGAAAGCTTAACTACTATTCAAAAAGAGCTGGATGCATTGCCAGATAAGATTGCGGGAAACAAACAAGTTTTTCTAGAAAAATTAGATAATCTCCAGAAAGAACTGGATACTTTACCAGATAAAGAGGGTTCCGATTCAGGTGCTACAAACGCAATGAAAAATTACTACGGCATTTCTTATGAAAAGTATGATGAAGCCCTGAATGCTATATATGCAATATTAAAAAAAGACTTGTCAATAGAGAAGATGCAGGATTTACAAACTAAACAGCTGAAATGGATTGATCAGAAAGAAGCAAAAGCGGAGGAAGAAAGACTAAAATATAATGGAGGCACCTTTGAAAATGTCGCATTATATATCTCCTTATACGAATCGACAAAAGAAAGATGTTTTGTATTAGTGAATGAGTATATGACGGATTAA
- a CDS encoding RNA polymerase sigma factor, whose protein sequence is MEKETAFLKLFQQYEHDIYRMAYVYVKNKEDALDIVQETAYRSFQNFSSVKDFSLFKMWVIRIAINCAIDLLRKNKKLVYLQVEGIIESPSSKNEDIPLSISLQDLLDILNEEEKTVVLLKFYQGYTFHQISDFLNSPLSTVKSVLYRALEKLRKKVRREDMYG, encoded by the coding sequence ATGGAAAAAGAAACAGCCTTTTTAAAGCTTTTTCAACAATATGAGCATGATATTTATCGAATGGCTTATGTGTATGTCAAAAATAAAGAAGATGCACTAGATATTGTACAAGAAACAGCCTATCGTTCTTTTCAAAACTTTAGTAGTGTAAAGGACTTTTCCTTATTTAAAATGTGGGTAATAAGAATTGCTATTAACTGTGCCATTGATTTATTAAGAAAAAACAAGAAATTGGTCTATTTACAGGTGGAAGGAATAATAGAATCTCCAAGTTCTAAAAATGAAGATATTCCACTATCCATTTCCTTGCAAGATTTATTGGATATATTGAATGAAGAGGAAAAGACAGTAGTGTTGCTGAAGTTCTACCAAGGCTACACATTTCATCAGATTTCCGACTTTCTAAATTCGCCATTAAGCACAGTCAAGTCAGTATTATATCGAGCACTTGAGAAACTGCGGAAAAAAGTAAGGAGGGAAGATATGTATGGATAA
- a CDS encoding DMT family transporter — protein MNKYWLMVFSAGFVEVAWVSGLKHASTFLEWTGTILAIIISFYLLIYTTKYLPIGTVYAVFTGLGTAGTVIAEIILFKEPINLVKIVLILVLLIGVIGLKMVTDEATNKEEA, from the coding sequence GTGAATAAGTATTGGCTAATGGTTTTTAGTGCGGGATTTGTGGAGGTTGCTTGGGTTTCTGGCCTAAAACATGCATCCACTTTTTTAGAATGGACTGGAACCATTCTCGCAATCATTATTAGTTTTTATCTATTAATCTATACAACAAAATATTTGCCTATTGGTACGGTTTACGCAGTGTTTACTGGGTTGGGGACAGCTGGAACAGTGATTGCGGAAATCATTCTGTTTAAGGAACCAATTAATCTAGTGAAAATAGTATTGATTCTCGTTTTACTAATAGGGGTAATTGGCTTAAAAATGGTTACAGATGAAGCGACAAATAAAGAGGAGGCTTAA
- a CDS encoding DHA2 family efflux MFS transporter permease subunit, translating into MPESINKKVLLTVLILGCFLSTLNQTLLNVALSNLMDVFSVSAPTVQWLSTGFMLINGVLVPITAFLMKRFSTRQLFISSMLFLLIGSILCAAAPTFSILLTGRMIQAIGAGIIMPLLMSVVMFIFPPEKRGSMMGLIGLAIIFAPAIAPTLAGFVIEYFSWRWLFIGLIPLVVIVLLLSIKYLINVSETAKAKLDVVSVIFSTIGFGLILYGFSNAGSRGWDDKLVIITILVGILTTFLFCLRQMKSSDPLLNLNVFNNKVFTLTSIINIIVTMMMYADMILLPIYLQDGRGFTAFNAGLLLLPGAVINAFMSPVTGKMYDRFGAKPLFIIGLIFIIPSMWVVTDLTETTTFVFLMIRTIFLRIGLSFITMPLNTASLNALPKELVTHGTAVNNTLRQIAGAIGTAVVITVFTVQTTSHAETLMQETPNATADIIRKLASILGSSDAYYFMTILAVVALILTFFVPSKAKTKVQPKEQAQPLTRKPTKDKV; encoded by the coding sequence ATGCCAGAATCAATCAATAAAAAAGTATTGTTAACCGTGTTAATTTTAGGGTGTTTTCTTTCCACGCTCAACCAAACGCTGTTAAACGTTGCTTTAAGTAATTTAATGGATGTATTTTCTGTTTCTGCGCCAACTGTACAGTGGCTATCAACAGGATTTATGTTAATAAACGGGGTATTGGTCCCTATTACCGCATTTTTAATGAAGCGTTTTTCAACACGTCAATTATTTATCAGCTCCATGTTATTTCTATTAATAGGCTCCATTTTATGCGCAGCAGCGCCTACATTTTCTATCTTACTTACAGGACGTATGATACAAGCTATTGGAGCAGGAATTATCATGCCATTACTAATGAGTGTCGTTATGTTTATTTTTCCACCAGAAAAAAGAGGCAGTATGATGGGGCTAATTGGCCTCGCTATTATTTTCGCTCCAGCCATTGCGCCTACATTAGCCGGTTTTGTCATTGAATACTTTTCTTGGCGCTGGTTATTTATCGGTCTAATACCACTTGTCGTAATCGTTTTATTATTATCCATAAAATATTTGATCAATGTTTCAGAAACGGCAAAGGCTAAGCTAGATGTTGTAAGTGTTATTTTTTCCACCATTGGTTTTGGGCTAATTTTATATGGATTTAGTAATGCGGGTAGCAGAGGATGGGATGATAAACTCGTTATTATTACTATTCTAGTAGGGATTCTCACTACTTTCCTATTCTGTCTAAGACAAATGAAATCATCGGATCCATTACTCAACTTAAACGTATTTAATAATAAAGTATTTACACTAACCTCGATCATTAATATTATTGTCACGATGATGATGTATGCAGATATGATTTTATTACCAATCTATCTTCAAGATGGACGAGGCTTTACGGCATTTAATGCAGGCTTGCTACTATTGCCAGGTGCAGTAATAAATGCATTTATGTCGCCTGTTACTGGAAAAATGTATGATCGTTTTGGAGCCAAACCATTATTCATTATTGGTTTGATTTTCATCATTCCTTCCATGTGGGTGGTAACCGATTTAACAGAGACAACAACCTTTGTTTTTCTCATGATACGAACCATTTTTCTTCGAATTGGTTTAAGCTTTATTACAATGCCATTGAATACGGCTAGTTTGAATGCTTTACCAAAGGAACTCGTAACACATGGTACGGCCGTCAATAATACATTACGTCAAATAGCAGGTGCAATTGGAACGGCAGTAGTTATAACCGTATTTACTGTACAAACAACTAGCCATGCAGAAACACTAATGCAAGAAACACCAAATGCAACAGCTGATATAATTCGCAAGCTTGCTTCCATATTAGGTTCAAGTGATGCGTATTATTTCATGACCATTTTAGCTGTTGTGGCATTGATATTAACTTTCTTTGTACCATCAAAAGCAAAGACGAAAGTACAGCCTAAAGAACAAGCTCAGCCATTAACTAGAAAACCAACAAAAGATAAAGTATGA
- a CDS encoding GNAT family N-acetyltransferase: protein MVIIREMKKSDIDSIRKIAAFTWKHTYSEIIPEAIQSKVLNDAYSNEEMDNRLNSSLTLVAEYKDEITGYAFFSGDLTKKDIYLESIYIHSSFQGQGIGKQLLSTGINYYRNPSTLSLTVYKGNPSIVFYEKEGFKVVKENTGDFYGHPMVFIMMAKDLK from the coding sequence ATGGTTATTATTAGAGAAATGAAGAAATCAGATATAGATTCAATCCGAAAAATTGCTGCTTTCACATGGAAACATACATATAGTGAGATAATTCCAGAGGCGATACAATCTAAGGTTTTAAATGATGCCTATTCAAATGAGGAAATGGATAATCGATTGAATTCCTCTTTAACGTTAGTTGCAGAATACAAGGACGAAATAACAGGATACGCCTTTTTTTCAGGCGACTTAACGAAGAAAGATATCTACTTAGAGTCCATCTATATTCATTCAAGTTTCCAAGGACAAGGAATTGGCAAACAATTATTAAGCACAGGAATTAATTATTACAGGAATCCAAGTACTCTCTCATTAACGGTTTATAAGGGAAATCCGAGTATAGTATTCTATGAAAAAGAAGGATTTAAGGTTGTTAAGGAAAATACCGGTGATTTCTATGGACATCCGATGGTATTCATTATGATGGCTAAAGATTTAAAATAA
- a CDS encoding VanZ family protein, whose product MKIFFKIIISISFIIYLYVLAILLFFNRTGWTEMTLIMLSSNFVPFKTISMYIQAIFYGNMNLDIPIKNLFGNLFMFLPMGLYLPYFIKRTKQVSVFSIVFLSILFLIEFTQLLIRRGSFDIDDFILNTIGALIGFTIWKKLCKRNAMRG is encoded by the coding sequence ATGAAAATATTTTTTAAGATTATCATAAGCATCAGTTTTATTATTTATTTATACGTATTAGCCATTCTATTATTCTTTAACAGAACGGGATGGACAGAAATGACTTTAATTATGCTCTCCTCTAATTTCGTCCCTTTTAAAACGATAAGTATGTACATACAAGCTATTTTTTATGGCAATATGAACTTAGACATTCCTATTAAAAATCTTTTCGGCAATTTATTTATGTTTTTACCAATGGGTTTGTATCTCCCTTATTTCATAAAAAGAACAAAACAAGTCAGTGTCTTTTCCATTGTATTTTTGTCCATTTTATTTCTAATTGAATTCACCCAGTTACTAATACGAAGAGGAAGCTTCGATATCGATGATTTTATCCTTAATACGATTGGTGCTTTAATTGGGTTCACTATTTGGAAAAAATTATGTAAACGGAACGCCATGCGAGGTTGA
- a CDS encoding DMT family transporter, with product MAWLALIAAGCCEIIGVINIKRLTMKKWDALLYLIIGFMCSFALLTYAMKTISMGTAYGVWTGIGTVGSAILGMFVYGEPKDWKRILFIAMILCAAVGLKLIS from the coding sequence ATGGCATGGCTAGCTTTAATTGCAGCAGGGTGTTGTGAGATAATAGGTGTCATCAATATAAAACGGTTAACGATGAAAAAATGGGATGCGCTCCTGTATTTAATCATTGGGTTTATGTGTAGCTTTGCATTACTAACCTATGCAATGAAGACTATTTCAATGGGGACAGCATATGGCGTATGGACAGGAATTGGAACAGTTGGATCCGCCATCTTAGGGATGTTTGTATACGGAGAGCCAAAGGATTGGAAAAGAATCTTATTTATTGCAATGATTCTTTGTGCTGCAGTTGGTTTGAAACTAATCTCATAA
- a CDS encoding sugar nucleotide-binding protein: MKIMILGSTGFFGSSLFKLAGLNPNYYVCGTSRSNNACTNILQLDIRNKHQVTQLVNHIDPDVVIWSLMDGEKENHLIEVGLNHLLSAISKETKLIYLSTDAIFVDGKGNYAETEQPGFLPSEAPLSTYVNAKHFGEDLILANHANHVLIRTGPLYGEDANHMIETRTQRIIHKINTNGYANAAANTFKSFVHIDD, translated from the coding sequence ATGAAAATAATGATATTAGGTTCCACTGGATTTTTCGGTTCATCCTTATTTAAACTAGCTGGGTTAAATCCTAATTATTACGTTTGCGGCACTTCTCGCTCCAATAATGCATGTACAAATATTTTACAACTAGATATAAGGAACAAACATCAGGTAACACAACTAGTCAATCATATTGATCCAGATGTAGTTATCTGGTCTTTAATGGATGGGGAAAAGGAAAATCATCTTATAGAAGTTGGTCTCAACCATTTATTATCTGCCATTTCAAAAGAAACTAAATTAATATATTTATCAACAGACGCCATTTTTGTAGATGGTAAAGGTAACTATGCTGAAACAGAGCAACCAGGATTTCTTCCTAGTGAAGCTCCTTTATCTACATATGTAAATGCCAAACACTTTGGGGAAGACTTAATCCTTGCAAATCATGCAAACCATGTCCTTATTCGTACTGGTCCCCTATATGGCGAAGATGCCAATCACATGATTGAAACCAGAACACAGCGCATCATTCATAAGATAAACACAAATGGATATGCGAATGCTGCTGCCAACACGTTCAAATCCTTTGTTCATATTGATGATTAA
- a CDS encoding retropepsin-like aspartic protease, which produces MQISSDGQLLTTSLIITFRGRILEVNDIIIDTGSSHTVISPDILEEIGVVYEYGDNIYEAYGIGGSVPIYTKIMDEIQIDTFIVKDIEVDVGILPKDHKGLLGLDILLTYNFIRPSTFISSLYKAIILYLRIYLQKITFNSL; this is translated from the coding sequence ATGCAAATTTCCTCTGATGGACAACTCCTAACAACATCTCTCATTATTACTTTTCGCGGAAGAATACTAGAAGTGAATGATATTATTATTGATACAGGATCATCTCACACAGTTATTAGCCCAGATATTTTAGAAGAGATAGGGGTAGTATATGAATATGGAGACAATATTTATGAAGCCTATGGAATAGGTGGCTCAGTACCTATTTATACTAAAATAATGGATGAAATTCAAATTGATACGTTTATAGTGAAGGACATTGAAGTGGATGTAGGAATTCTCCCTAAAGATCATAAAGGACTTCTAGGGTTAGATATTTTATTGACCTACAATTTTATAAGACCATCAACTTTCATCTCCTCACTTTACAAGGCTATTATTCTCTACCTTCGCATTTATCTTCAAAAAATAACCTTCAATTCCCTTTAG
- a CDS encoding DUF6241 domain-containing protein — protein sequence MDESKRSKRKSWTKYSIWSIALLLLIGFGTYGLYHHFSTDTIEGSVVSAEGEAIDKSIKASKSTEKEAEVDISKIDYEYWHEYRVTSTMHEMTHQKVRADEKWGAVQMTNERIDMLYNIVKYNTYENKDALLEILSKWKAGDFRTADEDHNALWRLQDGTIGKATGILSEEEEQEFIEKTFKNKKDENE from the coding sequence ATGGATGAATCAAAAAGAAGTAAAAGGAAAAGCTGGACTAAATATTCTATATGGAGTATCGCTCTACTATTACTAATCGGCTTTGGTACATATGGACTATATCATCATTTTTCCACTGATACGATTGAGGGTTCCGTTGTATCAGCAGAGGGAGAGGCTATCGATAAAAGTATTAAAGCAAGTAAAAGTACAGAAAAAGAAGCAGAAGTGGACATTAGCAAAATTGATTATGAGTATTGGCATGAGTATCGGGTTACATCGACCATGCACGAAATGACTCATCAAAAAGTGCGAGCCGATGAAAAATGGGGAGCGGTTCAAATGACAAATGAGAGAATAGACATGCTATATAACATCGTAAAATATAACACTTACGAAAATAAAGATGCTTTATTGGAAATTTTGTCAAAATGGAAAGCTGGAGATTTTCGGACAGCAGATGAGGATCACAATGCCTTGTGGAGGCTCCAAGATGGAACAATCGGGAAAGCAACTGGAATATTGAGTGAAGAAGAGGAACAAGAGTTTATCGAGAAAACGTTTAAAAATAAAAAAGATGAAAATGAATGA
- a CDS encoding TetR/AcrR family transcriptional regulator — protein sequence MTTSKKQDPRAARSKRLLKKATVDILIENPDISKLTVQQITKRAELNRATFYLHFLDINDLLRQLVYDIFDNLLLETTPILQIDNKNNRDRLILFLDYFYQHRKLLAVLFEHSGFKRKLQMILKDSIVLQRVREDSDTKEIVLSMDILASSTLGIIMWWLKDGVHFSSEYIADQMIELYR from the coding sequence TTGACGACATCAAAAAAGCAGGATCCACGTGCTGCACGCTCTAAACGCCTACTGAAAAAAGCTACGGTAGATATATTAATTGAGAATCCAGACATATCCAAACTTACCGTCCAACAAATTACAAAGCGTGCTGAGTTAAATCGCGCTACTTTTTATTTGCATTTCTTAGATATAAATGATTTATTAAGACAGCTAGTGTACGATATTTTCGACAACCTGTTGTTGGAAACAACACCAATACTTCAAATTGATAATAAAAATAATCGAGATCGCTTAATCCTGTTTTTAGATTATTTTTATCAGCATCGTAAACTTTTAGCTGTTCTCTTCGAACACAGCGGCTTTAAGAGAAAATTACAAATGATCTTAAAGGATTCGATTGTCCTCCAACGCGTCAGAGAAGATTCCGACACTAAGGAAATCGTTTTATCAATGGATATACTTGCTTCCTCTACCTTGGGAATTATTATGTGGTGGCTTAAAGACGGGGTTCATTTTAGTTCTGAATATATTGCAGATCAGATGATTGAATTGTATCGATAG
- a CDS encoding GNAT family N-acetyltransferase → MPGKYAPPDGIIIVAMVNEKVAGCVALRNIKDGIAEMKRLYVRDEFKGYRIGKGLIEVIIDEAKRLKYENIRLDTLSTMKKAQSLYESMGFYDIEPYVYNPFKEARFMELDLKSY, encoded by the coding sequence TTGCCAGGAAAGTATGCACCTCCTGATGGAATAATAATTGTAGCAATGGTTAATGAGAAGGTTGCAGGATGTGTGGCACTTCGCAATATTAAAGACGGTATAGCTGAAATGAAAAGATTATATGTTCGTGATGAATTTAAGGGATATAGAATTGGAAAAGGTCTTATTGAAGTGATTATTGATGAAGCTAAACGGCTGAAATATGAAAATATAAGATTAGATACCCTTTCAACGATGAAGAAAGCACAAAGTTTATATGAATCAATGGGATTTTATGATATTGAGCCATATGTATATAATCCGTTTAAAGAGGCGAGATTTATGGAATTAGATTTAAAATCTTATTAA
- a CDS encoding DUF4179 domain-containing protein, whose product MDNKIRQELDKIEIPEDLHNRVILGMQKAKNENSSPVLNNSSSNKKTWSKRKKRIVSWGTVAVLMIIFFSSALVSPTMAKVISSIPYLGSVFQSKSIMTVIYEELVDKGYEIEGIGIGYDPQKKIMISIKGSDYYKEVKNEVKKIAVNKLNEKGYDAYTVEVDEFKERTDYVLNEEENAEKQLLEQKVEEKMMQLDYKFDMVQVDPTENAIFINIVGDKKYFQSIEKKVEKAGLEVTNANHYKDYRIIPTNTRVEFRVADNIAPVESAIAEGLLSKKEYKVTGVSYKREPLTFIISTSELSSNPQSKQLGAEIEGVIVEFLKSDEIADILANEEYSIIVNSKDNKKIN is encoded by the coding sequence ATGGATAATAAAATCAGACAAGAATTAGATAAGATTGAAATACCAGAGGATTTACATAATAGAGTCATTTTAGGGATGCAAAAAGCAAAGAATGAAAATTCAAGCCCTGTTCTAAATAACTCATCAAGTAATAAAAAAACATGGTCAAAGCGTAAGAAAAGGATTGTGTCTTGGGGTACGGTAGCTGTTTTAATGATTATATTTTTCAGTTCTGCTCTTGTTTCCCCAACGATGGCAAAAGTAATTTCTTCTATCCCTTATTTAGGGTCTGTTTTTCAATCGAAATCGATTATGACAGTCATTTATGAGGAATTAGTAGATAAAGGGTATGAAATTGAAGGGATAGGAATTGGATATGATCCTCAAAAAAAGATTATGATAAGTATTAAAGGTTCGGATTATTATAAAGAAGTGAAAAATGAAGTGAAAAAGATTGCTGTAAACAAACTGAACGAAAAAGGGTATGATGCTTATACAGTGGAGGTAGATGAATTTAAAGAACGAACAGATTATGTTCTTAATGAAGAGGAAAATGCAGAAAAGCAATTACTAGAGCAAAAAGTAGAAGAAAAAATGATGCAATTAGATTATAAATTTGATATGGTCCAGGTTGATCCTACGGAAAACGCTATTTTTATCAATATTGTTGGGGATAAAAAATATTTCCAATCTATTGAGAAAAAGGTGGAAAAGGCTGGACTAGAGGTGACAAATGCAAATCATTATAAAGATTACCGGATTATTCCGACGAATACAAGGGTTGAATTCAGAGTTGCTGATAATATAGCACCCGTCGAATCAGCCATTGCAGAAGGTCTATTATCTAAAAAAGAATACAAGGTAACAGGTGTAAGCTATAAAAGGGAACCATTGACATTCATTATTAGTACCTCGGAATTAAGTTCCAATCCTCAGTCAAAACAACTTGGAGCTGAAATTGAAGGAGTAATAGTGGAGTTTTTAAAATCCGATGAAATAGCGGACATACTTGCTAATGAAGAGTATAGCATTATTGTGAACAGTAAAGATAATAAGAAAATAAACTAA